One stretch of Miscanthus floridulus cultivar M001 chromosome 18, ASM1932011v1, whole genome shotgun sequence DNA includes these proteins:
- the LOC136520467 gene encoding protein CELLULOSE SYNTHASE INTERACTIVE 1-like encodes MYLVKFFSNCRRPVADLNVCSCSCQGEEDSTSWVCSLLLALLFQEREIIRSNSALHSIPVLSNLLRSDEPAYRYFAAQALSSLVCNGSRGTLLAVANSGAAIGLTSLLGCADVDIADLLELSEEFMLVPNPDQIALERLFRVDDIRVGATSRKSIPLLVDLLKPIPERPGAPFLALGLLTQLAVDCPLNMQLMAEAGILEALTKYLSLSPQDATEEATTELLGILFSSPEIRHHESALGVVNQLVAVLRLGGRNSRYSAAKALESLFFADHVRNSESARQAIQPLVEILSTGMEREQHAAISALVRLLSDNPSRALAVADVEMNAVDVMCRILSSDCSVELKGDAAELCCVLFTNTRIRSTMAAARCVEPLVGLLVSEANPAQLSVVRALDRLLDDEQLAELVAAHGAVIPLVELLYGKNYMLHEAVARALVKLGKDRPACKLEMVKAGVIESILDIFHDAPDFLCIALSEMLRILTNNATIAKGPSAAKVVQPLFSLLSKADMGPEGQYSTLQVLVNILEHPECRADYNLTPRQTIEPVITLLNSSPPAVQQLAAELLSHLLLEDHLQKDTTTEQAITPLIQVLSSGLPNLQQRAIKALANLAIAWPNTIAKEGGVFELSKVLLQSDPPLPHVVWESAASVLSSILQYSTEFFLEVPVAVLVQLLRSGTESTVVGALNALLVLESDDSTSAEAMAESGAVEALLDLLRSHQCEETAARLIEALLNNVRIREAKAAKNAIAPLSMYLLDPQTQSQQGRLLAALALGDLFQNEGLARSTDAVAACRALVNLLEDQPTEEMKVVAICALQNLVMYSRANKRAVAESGGVQVLLDLISSSNPDTSVQAAMFVKLLFNNHTIQEYATSETVRVITASIEKDIWASGSANEEYLKALNALLSNFPRLRVTEPATLCIPHLVTSLKTGSEATQEAALDSLYLLRQAWSACPAEVFKAQSVAASEAIPLLQYLIQSGPPRFQEKAELLLQCLPGTLTVTIKRGNNLRQSVGNPSAFCKLTLGNNPARLTKIVSTGATPEWDEAFAWAFDSPPKGQKLHISCKNNSKFGKKSFGKVTIQIDRVVMLGSVAGEYTLLPESKSGPNRNLEIEFQWSNK; translated from the exons ATGTATCTTGTTAAGTTTTTTTCAAATTGCCGCAGGCCTGTTGCTGACCTTAACGTATGTTCATGCTCTTGTCagggtgaagaagatagcacCTCATGGGTCTGTTCCTTGCTTCTTGCTTTGCTATTCCAAGAAAGAGAGATAATTCGATCAAACTCAGCATTGCATTCCATTCCTGTGCTCTCAAACTTGTTAAGGTCAGATGAGCCAGCATACAGGTACTTTGCTGCACAAGCTTTGTCAAGTCTGGTCTGCAATGGTAGCAGAGGAACTCTTCTGGCTGTTGCTAATTCTGGGGCAGCCATTGGACTTACATCTTTGCTTGGATGTGCTGATGTTGATATAGCTGATCTTTTGGAATTATCAGAGGAATTCATGTTGGTGCCTAACCCTGATCAAATTGCATTAGAGAGGCTATTCAGAGTTGATGATATCAGGGTTGGTGCAACTTCTAGAAAATCTATTCCTCTTCTTGTTGATCTACTTAAACCCATTCCTGAGAGACCTGGTGCTCCTTTCTTGGCTTTGGGTCTTCTGACCCAGTTAGCTGTTGATTGCCCCCTAAACATGCAGCTAATGGCTGAAGCTGGAATCCTAGAAGCACTTACCAAATACTTATCTCTTAGTCCACAAGATGCAACAGAAGAAGCTACAACTGAATTGCTGGGCATTCTTTTCAGCAGTCCAGAAATAAGGCACCATGAATCAGCACTTGGTGTTGTTAACCAACTTGTGGCAGTCCTTCGTCTAGGAGGAAGGAATTCACGTTACAGTGCTGCAAAGGCATTAGAGAGTTTGTTTTTTGCTGACCATGTGAGGAACAGTGAGTCAGCTAGGCAGGCTATTCAACCGCTTGTGGAGATTCTGAGTACTGGCATGGAGAGGGAGCAGCATGCAGCTATATCAGCCCTTGTTAGGCTTCTTTCTGACAATCCTTCAAGAGCACTTGCGGTTGCGGATGTTGAGATGAATGCTGTAGATGTTATGTGCCGGATTCTTTCTTCTGACTGTTCAGTGGAGTTGAAAGGAGATGCTGCAGAACTATGCTGTGTTCTATTTACCAATACAAGGATCCGTTCCACAATGGCGGCAGCTCGTTGTGTGGAACCCCTGGTTGGTTTACTGGTTAGTGAAGCTAACCCTGCCCAGCTTTCTGTGGTTCGTGCATTGGATAGGCTTCTAGATGACGAGCAACTGGCAGAATTAGTGGCAGCACACGGAGCTGTCATTCCTCTTGTCGAGCTTTTGTATGGCAAAAACTACATGCTTCATGAGGCAGTTGCTAGAGCTTTGGTGAAACTTGGAAAGGACAGACCAGCTTGCAAATTGGAAATGGTCAAGGCTGGTGTAATTGAGAGCATTCTTGATATTTTCCATGACGCTCCAGATtttctttgcattgcattgtcaGAAATGCTTCGGATTTTGACAAACAATGCTACCATAGCAAAAGGTCCATCTGCAGCCAAAGTAGTACAACCTCTTTTCTCTTTGCTTTCTAAGGCGGACATGGGTCCTGAAGGGCAGTATAGCACATTGCAGGTTCTTGTGAATATTTTGGAGCATCCTGAATGCCGTGCTGATTATAACTTGACACCTCGCCAAACTATTGAGCCAGTGATAACCTTACTGAATTCATCTCCACCAGCTGTGCAGCAATTAGCTGCAGAACTCCTATCACATCTTCTTCTAGAAGACCACCTCCAAAAGGATACAACAACAGAGCAGGCGATTACTCCTCTTATTCAAGTTCTTTCTTCAGGTTTGCCAAATTTACAGCAGAGAGCTATAAAAGCTCTTGCTAACCTTGCAATAGCTTGGCCAAATACAATTGCAAAGGAGGGTGGTGTTTTTGAGTTGTCCAAAGTGTTGTTGCAATCTGACCCGCCTTTGCCTCATGTTGTGTGGGAATCTGCAGCATCTGTATTGTCTAGCATTCTACAGTACAGTACAGAGTTTTtccttgaggtacctgttgcaGTACTAGTGCAATTGCTCAGGTCAGGAACTGAAAGCACTGTTGTCGGTGCTTTGAATGCCCTTCTTGTATTGGAGAGTGATGACTCAACAAGTGCAGAAGCAATGGCTGAAAGTGGTGCTGTGGAAGCATTGCTTGATCTCTTGAGGAGTCATCAGTGTGAGGAAACTGCTGCCAGACTAATCGAGGCATTGCTGAACAATGTAAGAATAAGGGAGGCAAAGGCTGCTAAAAATGCTATTGCACCATTGTCCATGTACCTTCTGGATCCACAGACACAATCTCAACAGGGAAGATTGCTTGCTGCTCTTGCCCTTGGAGATCTTTTCCAAAATGAAGGTCTTGCTCGTTCTACTGATGCTGTTGCAGCATGCCGCGCTCTAGTCAATCTTCTTGAAGACCAACCAACTGAAGAGATGAAAGTGGTAGCAATTTGTGCCTTGCAGAATCTAGTCATGTACAGCCGAGCAAATAAGAGAGCAGTTGCAGAATCCGGTGGTGTCCAGGTCCTGCTGGATCTTATCAGTTCAAGCAATCCTGACACTTCTGTTCAGGCAGCAATGTTTGTCAAACTTCTATTCAATAATCACACTATCCAGGAGTATGCGACCAGTGAAACAGTCAGAGTTATAACTG CTTCTATTGAAAAGGATATATGGGCTTCTGGAAGTGCTAATGAAGAGTATCTCAAAGCACTTAATGCTTTGCTTAGTAACTTCCCTCGTCTGAGGGTCACTGAACCTGCCACATTGTGTATTCCTCATCTTGTAACATCCCTTAAAACTGGTTCTGAGGCAactcaagaagcagcactagatTCACTATATCTTCTCAGGCAAGCTTGGTCAGCTTGCCCAGCTGAAGTATTTAAAGCACAATCAGTCGCTGCATCAGAAGCTATCCCTCTACTTCAGTACTTGATACAGTCTGGCCCACCACGGTTTCAAGAAAAGGCTGAACTGCTGCTTCAGTGCTTGCCTGGGACTCTTACTGTTACGATAAAACGTGGCAATAATCTAAGGCAATCAGTTGGAAATCCTAGTGCCTTCTGCAAGCTTACTCTTGGAAATAACCCAGCAAGGCTGACAAAG ATTGTCTCGACTGGCGCAACACCTGAATGGGACGAAGCCTTTGCATGGGCATTTGACAGTCCTCCCAAGGGCCAGAAGCTTCATATCTCCTGCAAAAACAACAGCAAATTTGGAAAG AAATCATTCGGTAAAGTGACGATCCAAATCGACAGGGTTGTCATGCTGGGGTCGGTTGCGGGAGAGTACACCCTGCTACCCGAGAGCAAAAGCGGCCCCAATAGGAACCTGGAAATCGAGTTCCAGTGGTCAAATAAATAA